In Cicer arietinum cultivar CDC Frontier isolate Library 1 chromosome 7, Cicar.CDCFrontier_v2.0, whole genome shotgun sequence, the genomic window TGGGCATGTCAACCCCAAAATCTAGCGAAGTTGCCCTCCACTGATACCCATATTCAAGCCTAAATACACACCAATATGATCTACAATAATGGATGGAATCGTACCATCATCAGTCTTCATGTATGGTGTCACCTCTGCAGCAAGCTCCCATTGAGGTATATCCTTCACAGTGGTTGGGGTTTTGATTTCCCAGTTTCCACCACCCCATTCAGGTCCTTTTGGAACCATACTCTCAGCAGCAAAGTTGGCAAATATACCTTGTGTCCATCCAGTAGATCGAACTCGTAATATCCTTTCACAATATCGCCTCAATTCTGAGTCAAGGCTGTCTTCTTCCAATTTCTGAGCAAGACGCCGCATGGCACTGGGATTAAGGTGGCATATAAACAGATCAAGCATGCCTTCATAGTCTGCTATAACTTCAAATGTTTCTTTTGCACTATCAAATTGACCAAACCTGCAAGTGATATTAAATTACAAAAGTAACTACAAACTTgtattatatcatattaataACTACAGTACCACTACAAACCACACAACAAAAGATCAATTGTATGAGCTCCAAGTTCCAACACTATAGTTGATACATGAGAGCTATAAATCAATGAAAGGAAAATAGTCGGTCAAAGCTGACTTGACCCATTGTACCATTGTACATGGCGAGAAGCATTGACAATGAAAATATACAGATTCATTACAAAATATGAAGAGAAATATGAAGATGAATGTATTATTCATTACAAAAAATTAGGAGAAACACAGATAACCAGAGCGATGCTCCAACTCCCCCTCTAAAATAATCCTCTACTACATGGTCCTCCCCATAACAAACTGTCACCGGGTGCTATGGTAGAGGATCTAATTAATCACTTCTTGCAGGTTTTCCTTTTGAAGGTATTATTAGTAATTGGATCCCAAGAAGGTCCATAGTCATTGGCGCTTATCTATAATTTTGGAAACCATCAAGGCCAAGGTTGTGATATAGGTATCGACAAGAGTGGAACAATGTGAGAAGAAACTTTACTATGATTGCACACTCACTTATGTCGTTGCATTCTCACTCCACCCAATAATAGGTCACAATCATGGAATTAACACACTTTTTAACACACTCTTTGATTGGTTATGTTAAAATTCAatgtatgttttaatttattCCTTGATTGTGCAACATCCTAGGCTAATTGTTAGTAGTCCTAGTCAATACAATTTCCTAgacattgaatgtaattattgcagcatcattataaatagaaaGGATGTGATCTCATTAGAGAAACAAGAAACATAGACTTTACACATAAATTTACACAAACACTTCACCTAATATTTTACATGGTATCAGAGTAGCTTTTGATTTTGTGACCTGTTTTTGTGCTTCACTACCACTGCCGACAATACCACCTttcaatcttttaattttttgccaCAAACAGTTGTTCATCATCGTCAACTTCGGCAGCCCTACCCTGTCTTCTCTGCATTTTCCAGCTGCGCCATAACCAGAGTTTTTTTCCGTGTAGTTATGTGCTTATTTACACTGTTACAGCTGTGCTAACACAAGCTGCACTTTTTCCAATGCGACCCACTGCCTAAAACCACCACAGACTGCTGCACAATCCTCTGACGAACACAACGGTGCTCCTGGCGTTAACCGACACAGCACACGCCATCACACGCATCCACCTTCTCTACACGTGGGTGTCACATCGCCATCAAACCCACGCGTGCATCTGTCTCTGTCCACCATATTTCATTGCCAGTTGTTGCAAA contains:
- the LOC140918674 gene encoding uncharacterized protein; protein product: MLDLFICHLNPSAMRRLAQKLEEDSLDSELRRYCERILRVRSTGWTQGIFANFAAESMVPKGPEWGGGNWEIKTPTTVKDIPQWELAAEVTPYMKTDDGTIPSIIVDHIGVYLGLNMGISGGQLR